The window CATGGCCATCGTTCTGCAGCACCGGGGTGGCGCGCTCGCCGATTTGCACGGTGCGTGTTTCATCCAGGCTCAGCTTGCCGAATTCGCTGTCGAACATGGTGGAGAAGCGATCGACCTGGCTGTTCACGGAGCGGTCGAAGAGGCCGACCATGTTGGCGATGCCGCGCGTATCGTTGCGCATCTGTTCTACCGAGCGCTGCTCGATCATGCGCGAGGCCGAATAGGTGATCAGCAGCAAGGCGATCACGAAGACGATGCCCACCAGGGCCACCGTCATGGCGGTCAGTTTGGCTCCCACCGATCGATGGAAGAGGGATGCGCTACGCGCAGCAGACGTCGAATTAGCCATGGCTGTTGTTCTTTTTTGAAACGCATAATGTGGAAATGCAAATACCGAACGGGACCGGTTCAGGTCACCTCGGCGACGCTAGCGACTCGCCCCGATCGGCGAGCTTGAATCCCATCTGTTTTCCTTTGTTGTCCAGGAGGCAACGAAAGCGAAGAACGCACTAGCCCTGCGCCCTGGATTGCTCCGGGCGCGTATGTCAAATCGCGGTATCTGCTGGGGAATGCGTCAGTATATCGTCAGCTTATTGCGCTGCATCAAAATACTTGGAATGTTTGCGCTCACATTCAACTGTGCTGTTGTTTTTCCACCGGGAAAGTGCATTTCTTGCATTCCGCCGATACGGGCCGATACGGGTCGATACGGACCGATCCGGCCGACGCCTCAGCCTGGCGCGGCGGACTTGCACGGGGGCGCCCATCGGCCGTCCGGTGAGCCACCGGCGTGCAGGTCGCGCACCCAGTTTTCCAGCGCATCGGCAGACATCGGCCGCGAAAACAGATAGCCCTGCGCCACATCACAGCCTTGGCTGATCAGCAAGGCATATTGTTCGGCGTCTTCCACCCCTTCGGCCACGACGGTCAGCTTGAGGCTCTCGCCGATGCGGATGACGGCATTGGTCAGGGCGCTCACGGCGGGGTCCTTGGCCATGTCGCGCACGAAACTCTGGTCCAGCTTCAGTTCCGAGACGGGCAGCTTGCGCAGGTAGCCCAGGCTGGAATAGCCGGTGCCGAAGTCGTCCATGGCCAGCGGGATGCCCAGCGCATGCACGGCGGCAATGGTCTGGCTGGTGCTGGGGTTGGTGTCCATGAGCACGGTTTCGGTGATTTCCAGGGTCAGGTCGCTGGGTTCGAGGGCATAGCGGCGCAGCAGGCCGGTGACGAATTGCGGCAGGTCCAGGTCGTGGAAATTGGTGGCCGACAGGTTTACCGAGATCGACGGCACCTGGATGCCGCGCCGACGCCAGTCGGACAGTTGGAAACAGGCTTCTTCCAGGGCCCACTTGCCCAGTTCGCCGATCAGTCCGCATTCTTCCGCGATGGGAATGAAGCGCCCTGGCGAGATCTGTCCCAGTTGCGGATGATGCCAGCGCGCCAGCGCCTCGACCCCGTGCAGGCTCTGGTCATGCAGCTTGATCTGGGGCTGGAAGTTGAGCTCCAGGTCGCCGCCGCGCAGGGCGTCGCGCAGGGCGCTTTCCAGCGCCAGGCGCTCCTGGGCCATGCTGTTCATCTCTTCGCTGAAGAAGCTGAAACGCCCACGATTGACGGCCTTGGCCTGGTACATGGCGATGTCGGCCCGGTGCAGCAGGGTCTCGATGTCGTTGCCGTTGTCGGGGAAGATGGCCACGCCGATGCTGGCCGAGGGGTTCAGGGGGGTGCCGTTGATGTGGCAGGGCATGGCCAGGCGCTCCTGGATGCGCTTGACCACTTCGGTGAGGTGCTGGGTGTCGTACTGGGTGAGCACCACCACGAACTCGTCGCCGGAGAGCCGGCCGACGATGTCCGAGCGGCGTGCCTGCGATTGCAGGCGGGTGGCCACTGTGCGCAGCAGCTCGTCGCCGGCCTGGTGGCCCAGTGAATCATTGACCTGCTTGAAGCGGTCCAGGTCGATGAACATCACCGCCACCGTGCTGCAGTTGCGTTCGGCGGCGGCAATGGCCTGGCCGGCCTGCACTAGCAACAGGCTGCGGTTGGGCAGGCCGGTCAGGGAATCGTAGAAGGCCAGCTGGTGGATGCGCGCGCGGGCATCCTCGCGCTCGATGGCCAGGGCGCACAGGTGCAGGCCGGCTTCCACCAGCAGGTGATGGAAGGCGCTGGGTTGCCCGGGATGGCGGTAATAGAAACCGAAGGTGCCGATCACCTGGCCGCTGGCCGATTTGATCGGGGTGGACCAGCAGGCGCGCAGGCCGTGGGGCAGGGCCAGGTGCTTGTAGTCGTTCCAGTGGGGATCGGTCTGGATGTCTTCCGAGATCACGGTCTGGCCGGTATAGGCGGCGCTGCCGCAGCAGCCCACCATCGGCCCGACGTGCAAGCCATCGATGGCCTTGCTGTAGGCCTCCGGCAGGCTGGGCGCGGCCAGGGTGCGCAGGCAGCCGTGTTCATCCACGCGCAGCACCGAGGCAATCACTTCGGGGGCGACCCGTTCCACTTCTTCGCACAGCAGATTCATCTGCTCGCTCAGCGACGAGTCGCGCGCCATGGCGTTGAGCACGCGGTATTGCAGCACCTCATGCACCTTGGTATTGGTGATGTCGGTCATCACGCACACCGCATGGATGAGCTTGCCCGCGCCATCCAGGATGGGATTGACCACCGCCGAGATCCAGACCGGCTGCTCTTGCATGTCGTGGATCAGTTCTTCGGTGTGGTAGCTGCGCCCCTGCACCAGCTCGCCGTGGCAGCGCTCCAGCGACTTGACGAAGGTGGGCCGGCTGGCGAAGAGTT is drawn from Herbaspirillum seropedicae and contains these coding sequences:
- a CDS encoding sensor domain-containing protein; its protein translation is MGSQDSFMGEVDHQRLSGSERDALLAALWRSMAILEFSADGTVLEANENFLAMLGYRRADVVGQHHRMLCDPAYVQTDAYQQFWEHLRKGELIAGTLQRRHVGGATVWLEALCSPILDAQGQLLKVISVAADISAHIDDSRHSNSILSALNRSLGVVELSPEGVILAANGNYLKTMEYLAEDLLGQPHSILCEADYAASEEYTCFWRDVSLGRFFSGRFPRRTRSGRTIWWEATYSPLLDAHGKAERVICIGTDVTYRVTREKSDREHLHLLSLGINETDNAVLITDDQNRIVFHNTGFTRMLGFESQQVIGRLPGELFASRPTFVKSLERCHGELVQGRSYHTEELIHDMQEQPVWISAVVNPILDGAGKLIHAVCVMTDITNTKVHEVLQYRVLNAMARDSSLSEQMNLLCEEVERVAPEVIASVLRVDEHGCLRTLAAPSLPEAYSKAIDGLHVGPMVGCCGSAAYTGQTVISEDIQTDPHWNDYKHLALPHGLRACWSTPIKSASGQVIGTFGFYYRHPGQPSAFHHLLVEAGLHLCALAIEREDARARIHQLAFYDSLTGLPNRSLLLVQAGQAIAAAERNCSTVAVMFIDLDRFKQVNDSLGHQAGDELLRTVATRLQSQARRSDIVGRLSGDEFVVVLTQYDTQHLTEVVKRIQERLAMPCHINGTPLNPSASIGVAIFPDNGNDIETLLHRADIAMYQAKAVNRGRFSFFSEEMNSMAQERLALESALRDALRGGDLELNFQPQIKLHDQSLHGVEALARWHHPQLGQISPGRFIPIAEECGLIGELGKWALEEACFQLSDWRRRGIQVPSISVNLSATNFHDLDLPQFVTGLLRRYALEPSDLTLEITETVLMDTNPSTSQTIAAVHALGIPLAMDDFGTGYSSLGYLRKLPVSELKLDQSFVRDMAKDPAVSALTNAVIRIGESLKLTVVAEGVEDAEQYALLISQGCDVAQGYLFSRPMSADALENWVRDLHAGGSPDGRWAPPCKSAAPG